Proteins encoded together in one Microcebus murinus isolate Inina chromosome 18, M.murinus_Inina_mat1.0, whole genome shotgun sequence window:
- the TSEN54 gene encoding tRNA-splicing endonuclease subunit Sen54 isoform X1 — MEPEPEPAVVEVPAGRVLSARELLAARSRPQKLPQRSHGPKDFLPDGSAAQAERLRLCREELWQLLAEERVERLGSLVAAEWRPEEGFVELKSPAGKFWQTMGFSEQGRQRLHPEEALYLLECGSIQLFHQDLPLSIQEAYQLLLTEDTVTLLQYQVFSHLKRLGYVVRRFQPSCVLSPYERQLNLDGSTQCLEDRGGKRKRRGSSSRSINKKAKALENSLQPESLATSSPPPCRCPEEKPLLLESLGPCPGLAREGAGCSWESGQVGNGVQGARKLRWNFEQISFPNMASDSRHTLLLAPAPELLPANVAGRETDAESWCQKLNQRKEKLSRREQEQQAEARHFQEDINADPEVRRCSSWQEYKELLQRRHLQRSQNLPTHLWGQPVTPLLKLGQAASPAMVLQHISVLQTTHLADGGARLLERSEGLEISFDVYQADAVATFRKNNPGKPYARMCISGFDEPVPDLCSLKRLSYQSGDVPLIFALVDHGDISFYSFRDFTLPRDLEH; from the exons ATGGAGCCCGAACCCGAGCCGGCGGTCGTGGAGGTTCCGGCGGGGCGCGTGCTCAG cGCCCGGGAGCTCCTCGCTGCCCGCTCGCGGCCCCAGAAGCTGCCCCAGCGCTCGCATGGCCCCAAGGACTTCCTCCCCGACGGCTCGGCGGCCCAGGCCGAGCGGCTGCGCCTGTGCCGGGAGGAGCTGTGGCAGCTGCTGGCCGAGGAGCGCGTGGAGCGCCT GGGCAGCTTGGTGGCCGCCGAGTGGAGACCGGAAGAAGGTTTCGTGGAGCTGAAGTCTCCTGCG GGTAAATTCTGGCAGACCATGGGCTTTTCAGAGCAGGGCCGGCAGCGGCTTCACCCCGAAGAGGCACTGTATCTGCTGGAGTGT GGCTCTATCCAGCTCTTCCACCAAGACCTGCCACTGTCCATCCAGGAAGCCTACCAGCTGCTGCTGACCGAGGACACCGTCACTTTGTTGCAGTACCAG gtcTTCAGCCACCTGAAGAGACTGGGTTATGTGGTTCGACGATTCCAACCAAG CTGTGTCCTGTCCCCTTATGAGAGGCAGCTTAACCTGGATGGCAGCACCCAGTGCCTGGAGGATAGGGGTggcaagaggaagaggaggggctcCAGCTCTCG GTCCATTAATAAGAAGGCCAAGGCGCTGGAGAACTCCCTGCAACCAGAGAGTCTGGCAACTTCCAGCCCACCTCCCTGCCGATGCCCAGAAGAGAAACCCCTGCTTTTGGAGTCCCtggggccctgccctggcctggccaggGAGGGTGCGGGGTGCAGCTGGGAGAGTGGCCAAGTAGGGAATGGAGTCCAGGGGGCTCGGAAGCTGCGCTGGAACTTTGAGCAGATCTCCTTCCCCAACATGGCTTCCGATAGCCGCCACACCCTCCTGCttgccccagccccagagctgcTCCCGGCCAACGTGGCTGGGCGGGAGACAGACGCCGAGTCCTGGTGCCAGAAGCTGAACCAGCGGAAGGAGAAGCTATCCAGGCGGGAACAGGAGCAACAGGCAGAGGCCAGGCACTTCCAGGAGGACATAAATGCAGACCCTGAGGTGCGGCGCTGCTCCAGCTGGCAGGAGTACAAGGAGCTGCTGCAGAGGCGGCACCTGCAGAGGAGCCAGAACCTCCCCACACACCTGTGGGGCCAGCCTGTCACGCCCTTACTGAAGCTTGGCCAGGCAGCCTCTCCAG CCATGGTCCTTCAGCATATCTCTGTGCTGCAGACAACACACCTTGCCGATGGAGGTGCCCG ACTGCTGGAAAGGTCTGAGGGCTTGGAAATCAGCTTTGATGTTTACCAGGCTGACGCTGTGGCCACCTTCCGAAAGAATAACCCTGGCAAACCTTATGCCCGGATGTGCATTAGTGG ATTTGATGAGCCTGTCCCAGACCTCTGCAGCCTCAAGCGGTTGTCCTACCAGAGCGGTGATGTTCCTCTGATCTTTGCCCTGGTGGATCATGGCGACATCTCCTTCTACAGCTTCAGGGACTTCACATTGCCCAGGGATCTGGAGCACTGA
- the TSEN54 gene encoding tRNA-splicing endonuclease subunit Sen54 isoform X2, translating to MEPEPEPAVVEVPAGRVLSARELLAARSRPQKLPQRSHGPKDFLPDGSAAQAERLRLCREELWQLLAEERVERLGSLVAAEWRPEEGFVELKSPAGKFWQTMGFSEQGRQRLHPEEALYLLECGSIQLFHQDLPLSIQEAYQLLLTEDTVTLLQYQVFSHLKRLGYVVRRFQPSCVLSPYERQLNLDGSTQCLEDRGGKRKRRGSSSRSINKKAKALENSLQPESLATSSPPPCRCPEEKPLLLESLGPCPGLAREGAGCSWESGQVGNGVQGARKLRWNFEQISFPNMASDSRHTLLLAPAPELLPANVAGRETDAESWCQKLNQRKEKLSRREQEQQAEARHFQEDINADPEVRRCSSWQEYKELLQRRHLQRSQNLPTHLWGQPVTPLLKLGQAASPAMVLQHISVLQTTHLADGGARLLERSEGLEISFDVYQADAVATFRKNNPGKPYARMCISGYEMNLMSLSQTSAASSGCPTRAVMFL from the exons ATGGAGCCCGAACCCGAGCCGGCGGTCGTGGAGGTTCCGGCGGGGCGCGTGCTCAG cGCCCGGGAGCTCCTCGCTGCCCGCTCGCGGCCCCAGAAGCTGCCCCAGCGCTCGCATGGCCCCAAGGACTTCCTCCCCGACGGCTCGGCGGCCCAGGCCGAGCGGCTGCGCCTGTGCCGGGAGGAGCTGTGGCAGCTGCTGGCCGAGGAGCGCGTGGAGCGCCT GGGCAGCTTGGTGGCCGCCGAGTGGAGACCGGAAGAAGGTTTCGTGGAGCTGAAGTCTCCTGCG GGTAAATTCTGGCAGACCATGGGCTTTTCAGAGCAGGGCCGGCAGCGGCTTCACCCCGAAGAGGCACTGTATCTGCTGGAGTGT GGCTCTATCCAGCTCTTCCACCAAGACCTGCCACTGTCCATCCAGGAAGCCTACCAGCTGCTGCTGACCGAGGACACCGTCACTTTGTTGCAGTACCAG gtcTTCAGCCACCTGAAGAGACTGGGTTATGTGGTTCGACGATTCCAACCAAG CTGTGTCCTGTCCCCTTATGAGAGGCAGCTTAACCTGGATGGCAGCACCCAGTGCCTGGAGGATAGGGGTggcaagaggaagaggaggggctcCAGCTCTCG GTCCATTAATAAGAAGGCCAAGGCGCTGGAGAACTCCCTGCAACCAGAGAGTCTGGCAACTTCCAGCCCACCTCCCTGCCGATGCCCAGAAGAGAAACCCCTGCTTTTGGAGTCCCtggggccctgccctggcctggccaggGAGGGTGCGGGGTGCAGCTGGGAGAGTGGCCAAGTAGGGAATGGAGTCCAGGGGGCTCGGAAGCTGCGCTGGAACTTTGAGCAGATCTCCTTCCCCAACATGGCTTCCGATAGCCGCCACACCCTCCTGCttgccccagccccagagctgcTCCCGGCCAACGTGGCTGGGCGGGAGACAGACGCCGAGTCCTGGTGCCAGAAGCTGAACCAGCGGAAGGAGAAGCTATCCAGGCGGGAACAGGAGCAACAGGCAGAGGCCAGGCACTTCCAGGAGGACATAAATGCAGACCCTGAGGTGCGGCGCTGCTCCAGCTGGCAGGAGTACAAGGAGCTGCTGCAGAGGCGGCACCTGCAGAGGAGCCAGAACCTCCCCACACACCTGTGGGGCCAGCCTGTCACGCCCTTACTGAAGCTTGGCCAGGCAGCCTCTCCAG CCATGGTCCTTCAGCATATCTCTGTGCTGCAGACAACACACCTTGCCGATGGAGGTGCCCG ACTGCTGGAAAGGTCTGAGGGCTTGGAAATCAGCTTTGATGTTTACCAGGCTGACGCTGTGGCCACCTTCCGAAAGAATAACCCTGGCAAACCTTATGCCCGGATGTGCATTAGTGGGTATGAAATGA ATTTGATGAGCCTGTCCCAGACCTCTGCAGCCTCAAGCGGTTGTCCTACCAGAGCGGTGATGTTCCTCTGA
- the TSEN54 gene encoding tRNA-splicing endonuclease subunit Sen54 isoform X3, producing MEPEPEPAVVEVPAGRVLSARELLAARSRPQKLPQRSHGPKDFLPDGSAAQAERLRLCREELWQLLAEERVERLGSLVAAEWRPEEGFVELKSPAGKFWQTMGFSEQGRQRLHPEEALYLLECGSIQLFHQDLPLSIQEAYQLLLTEDTVTLLQYQVFSHLKRLGYVVRRFQPRSINKKAKALENSLQPESLATSSPPPCRCPEEKPLLLESLGPCPGLAREGAGCSWESGQVGNGVQGARKLRWNFEQISFPNMASDSRHTLLLAPAPELLPANVAGRETDAESWCQKLNQRKEKLSRREQEQQAEARHFQEDINADPEVRRCSSWQEYKELLQRRHLQRSQNLPTHLWGQPVTPLLKLGQAASPAMVLQHISVLQTTHLADGGARLLERSEGLEISFDVYQADAVATFRKNNPGKPYARMCISGFDEPVPDLCSLKRLSYQSGDVPLIFALVDHGDISFYSFRDFTLPRDLEH from the exons ATGGAGCCCGAACCCGAGCCGGCGGTCGTGGAGGTTCCGGCGGGGCGCGTGCTCAG cGCCCGGGAGCTCCTCGCTGCCCGCTCGCGGCCCCAGAAGCTGCCCCAGCGCTCGCATGGCCCCAAGGACTTCCTCCCCGACGGCTCGGCGGCCCAGGCCGAGCGGCTGCGCCTGTGCCGGGAGGAGCTGTGGCAGCTGCTGGCCGAGGAGCGCGTGGAGCGCCT GGGCAGCTTGGTGGCCGCCGAGTGGAGACCGGAAGAAGGTTTCGTGGAGCTGAAGTCTCCTGCG GGTAAATTCTGGCAGACCATGGGCTTTTCAGAGCAGGGCCGGCAGCGGCTTCACCCCGAAGAGGCACTGTATCTGCTGGAGTGT GGCTCTATCCAGCTCTTCCACCAAGACCTGCCACTGTCCATCCAGGAAGCCTACCAGCTGCTGCTGACCGAGGACACCGTCACTTTGTTGCAGTACCAG gtcTTCAGCCACCTGAAGAGACTGGGTTATGTGGTTCGACGATTCCAACCAAG GTCCATTAATAAGAAGGCCAAGGCGCTGGAGAACTCCCTGCAACCAGAGAGTCTGGCAACTTCCAGCCCACCTCCCTGCCGATGCCCAGAAGAGAAACCCCTGCTTTTGGAGTCCCtggggccctgccctggcctggccaggGAGGGTGCGGGGTGCAGCTGGGAGAGTGGCCAAGTAGGGAATGGAGTCCAGGGGGCTCGGAAGCTGCGCTGGAACTTTGAGCAGATCTCCTTCCCCAACATGGCTTCCGATAGCCGCCACACCCTCCTGCttgccccagccccagagctgcTCCCGGCCAACGTGGCTGGGCGGGAGACAGACGCCGAGTCCTGGTGCCAGAAGCTGAACCAGCGGAAGGAGAAGCTATCCAGGCGGGAACAGGAGCAACAGGCAGAGGCCAGGCACTTCCAGGAGGACATAAATGCAGACCCTGAGGTGCGGCGCTGCTCCAGCTGGCAGGAGTACAAGGAGCTGCTGCAGAGGCGGCACCTGCAGAGGAGCCAGAACCTCCCCACACACCTGTGGGGCCAGCCTGTCACGCCCTTACTGAAGCTTGGCCAGGCAGCCTCTCCAG CCATGGTCCTTCAGCATATCTCTGTGCTGCAGACAACACACCTTGCCGATGGAGGTGCCCG ACTGCTGGAAAGGTCTGAGGGCTTGGAAATCAGCTTTGATGTTTACCAGGCTGACGCTGTGGCCACCTTCCGAAAGAATAACCCTGGCAAACCTTATGCCCGGATGTGCATTAGTGG ATTTGATGAGCCTGTCCCAGACCTCTGCAGCCTCAAGCGGTTGTCCTACCAGAGCGGTGATGTTCCTCTGATCTTTGCCCTGGTGGATCATGGCGACATCTCCTTCTACAGCTTCAGGGACTTCACATTGCCCAGGGATCTGGAGCACTGA